A part of Denitratisoma oestradiolicum genomic DNA contains:
- a CDS encoding NAD kinase, giving the protein MASYLPISTVALIGKYRSPEIAESLLDLAAYLSETGLEVLIEEGTAQAVDSRGYVVADYEALGARANLAVVIGGDGTMLNAARRLAEYGVPLVGVNQGRLGFMTDLSRQDMRAGIKQLLAGQFVVEQRFLLDITVLRAGETQCQALALNDVVVNKGDIGRMIELEVKVDGEFLYVLRADGMIVATPTGSTAYALSANGPILHPAVAGIAVVPLCPHALSYRPISIPDHSVVELTLVPPHEARVHFDGQARYDAAAGDCVRIGRSEHSVTLLHPPGYSYFAMLREKLHWSAVPKHA; this is encoded by the coding sequence ATGGCCAGCTATCTCCCCATTTCGACCGTCGCCCTGATCGGCAAGTATCGCAGTCCCGAAATCGCCGAATCCTTGCTGGATCTGGCGGCCTATCTGTCGGAAACGGGCCTGGAAGTGCTGATCGAGGAGGGCACCGCCCAGGCAGTGGATTCCCGGGGCTATGTTGTGGCGGATTACGAGGCACTGGGGGCGCGGGCCAATCTGGCCGTGGTGATCGGCGGTGATGGCACCATGCTGAATGCCGCCCGCCGCCTGGCGGAGTATGGCGTACCCCTGGTTGGGGTGAATCAGGGACGCCTCGGTTTCATGACGGATTTGTCGCGCCAGGACATGCGGGCCGGCATCAAGCAACTGCTGGCGGGCCAGTTTGTGGTGGAACAGCGGTTCCTGCTCGATATCACGGTGCTCCGGGCCGGGGAAACCCAGTGCCAGGCCCTGGCCCTCAATGATGTGGTGGTCAACAAGGGGGACATCGGACGCATGATCGAGCTGGAGGTGAAGGTGGATGGGGAATTTCTCTACGTCCTCCGCGCCGACGGCATGATCGTCGCCACCCCCACTGGTTCCACCGCCTATGCGCTTTCTGCCAATGGACCCATTCTGCATCCCGCGGTAGCCGGCATTGCGGTGGTTCCCCTCTGCCCCCACGCCTTGTCCTACCGGCCCATTTCCATTCCCGACCACAGCGTGGTGGAACTGACCCTGGTGCCGCCCCACGAGGCCCGGGTGCATTTCGACGGCCAGGCCCGTTATGACGCCGCCGCCGGAGACTGTGTCCGTATCGGCCGTTCCGAGCACAGCGTGACTCTGCTGCATCCGCCCGGCTACAGCTATTTCGCCATGCTGCGGGAAAAACTGCACTGGAGCGCTGTGCCCAAGCACGCTTAG
- a CDS encoding outer membrane protein assembly factor BamE: MLWLPLLAACSNVSEVKVTDYLTPYRMDVRQGNFVSQEMAAQLKPGITKDQVRYLLGTPLIADPFHADRWDYVYRLQAGKGDIQQRQLSVFFQDGKLVRVGGDVAVQESGQPDAQPATPAARVIEIAADPNAPKGDGKSSKRWYWPF, translated from the coding sequence TTGCTGTGGCTGCCCCTGCTGGCGGCCTGTTCCAATGTCTCCGAGGTCAAGGTGACCGATTATCTGACGCCCTACCGGATGGATGTCCGTCAGGGGAATTTCGTCAGTCAGGAGATGGCAGCCCAGCTCAAACCCGGGATCACCAAGGACCAGGTGCGCTATCTGCTGGGCACGCCCTTGATTGCCGATCCTTTTCATGCTGATCGCTGGGACTACGTCTATCGCCTCCAGGCCGGCAAGGGCGATATTCAGCAGCGCCAGTTGAGTGTCTTCTTCCAGGATGGCAAGCTGGTCCGTGTCGGCGGCGACGTGGCGGTCCAGGAATCCGGCCAGCCCGATGCCCAGCCGGCCACGCCAGCCGCCCGTGTCATCGAAATTGCGGCGGATCCCAATGCACCCAAGGGGGATGGCAAGTCTTCCAAGCGGTGGTATTGGCCATTCTGA
- a CDS encoding VCBS repeat-containing protein, protein MKISGSAVALASSHFYQRRETTRSSLEILAAPRQDIPRPAPATPPASTARPASAELQAIQDGTDAAEGDPMLILLKTMVEFFLGHRVRVFSLADMGPPPTSTAVPASPATPAAPPRPEPGIAFDFHTEREEIEQTAFAAQGVIQTSDGQTINFQLELTMSRHYREQIDISLRTGSARRTDPLVLNFSGTGAQLSDQRFSFDLNGDGQTENVALLAPGSAYLALDRNGNGRTDSGQELFGPASGSGFGELAGYDSDGNGWIDENDPVFRQLRLWTPDGEGTGSLQNLGDQAVGALYLGNIASPFALRSGSNQDLGAIAESGLFLKENGAASLLQEIDLTA, encoded by the coding sequence ATGAAAATTTCCGGCAGCGCCGTGGCCCTCGCCTCCAGCCACTTTTACCAACGGCGCGAAACCACCCGCAGCTCCCTGGAAATCCTCGCTGCTCCCCGTCAGGACATACCGCGCCCCGCTCCCGCAACGCCACCGGCCAGCACTGCCCGGCCAGCATCGGCAGAGCTTCAGGCCATCCAGGACGGCACCGATGCCGCCGAGGGAGACCCGATGCTGATCCTGCTCAAGACCATGGTGGAATTCTTCCTGGGCCATCGGGTACGGGTGTTTTCCCTGGCGGATATGGGGCCGCCACCGACAAGCACAGCGGTTCCCGCATCCCCAGCCACCCCCGCAGCTCCACCACGGCCAGAGCCAGGCATCGCCTTCGATTTCCACACCGAGCGGGAGGAAATCGAACAAACCGCCTTCGCCGCCCAGGGTGTGATCCAGACCAGCGACGGACAAACCATCAACTTTCAGCTCGAGCTGACCATGAGCCGCCACTATCGGGAACAGATCGATATCAGCCTGCGGACCGGTAGCGCCCGCCGTACCGACCCCCTGGTGCTCAATTTTTCCGGCACGGGTGCTCAGTTGAGCGACCAGCGTTTCAGTTTTGACCTGAACGGCGATGGCCAGACGGAGAATGTGGCTCTTCTGGCCCCAGGCAGTGCCTATCTGGCCCTGGACCGGAATGGCAACGGCCGCACCGATTCGGGCCAGGAGTTGTTCGGCCCGGCCAGTGGCAGCGGCTTTGGCGAACTGGCCGGCTATGACAGCGATGGCAACGGCTGGATCGACGAGAATGATCCGGTGTTCCGGCAACTGCGGCTATGGACCCCGGATGGGGAGGGCACAGGCAGCTTGCAGAATCTGGGCGATCAGGCTGTGGGCGCTCTGTATCTGGGGAACATCGCCAGTCCCTTCGCCCTCCGGAGCGGCAGCAACCAGGATCTGGGAGCCATCGCGGAAAGCGGCCTGTTCCTCAAGGAAAATGGTGCCGCCAGCCTGCTGCAGGAAATCGATCTGACGGCATAG
- the hrcA gene encoding heat-inducible transcriptional repressor HrcA, whose amino-acid sequence MLDVRARTLMKTLVERYIAEGQPIGSRTLSRYSGLELSPATIRNVMSDLEEMGLIASPHTSAGRIPTALGYRMFVDTLLTVQPLAQRDLSELQGAIQPNQPGRVISQASQLLSSLTHFAGVVVAPRRQQPSIRQIEFLKLSDTRILLIIVTANGEVQNRILFTQRNYGPEELVEAANYLNQNCIGLDFEQIRNRLREELQVLRSDMTELMTAALDASTEVAADNSAPQYVISGERNLLDVEDLSSNMARLRQLFDLLEQKTSLFQLLELSNRAEGVQVFIGGESGLAPLDECSVVAAPYEVEGQVVGTIGVIGPTRMAYERVIPIVDITAKLLSSALSAP is encoded by the coding sequence ATGCTTGATGTCCGTGCCCGCACCCTGATGAAGACTCTGGTCGAACGCTATATCGCGGAAGGCCAGCCCATCGGTTCGCGCACCTTGTCACGGTATTCCGGCCTGGAACTTTCCCCGGCCACCATCCGCAACGTCATGTCAGATCTGGAGGAAATGGGGCTGATCGCCAGTCCCCATACCTCCGCCGGCCGCATTCCCACCGCCCTGGGCTACCGCATGTTCGTGGATACCCTGCTCACGGTACAGCCCCTGGCCCAGCGGGATTTATCCGAACTACAGGGTGCCATCCAGCCCAATCAGCCCGGACGTGTCATCAGTCAGGCCTCCCAATTGCTGTCCAGCCTGACCCATTTTGCAGGGGTAGTGGTGGCCCCTCGCCGCCAGCAGCCCTCCATCCGTCAGATCGAATTTCTCAAGCTCTCGGATACTCGCATCCTGCTGATCATTGTCACCGCCAACGGCGAGGTGCAGAACCGCATCCTGTTCACCCAGCGCAATTACGGACCGGAAGAACTGGTGGAGGCCGCCAACTATCTGAACCAGAACTGCATTGGCCTGGATTTCGAACAGATTCGCAACCGCCTGCGGGAAGAACTCCAGGTACTGCGCAGCGACATGACCGAACTGATGACCGCAGCCCTGGACGCCAGTACCGAAGTGGCAGCCGACAACTCGGCCCCCCAGTACGTAATCTCCGGGGAACGCAACCTGCTGGACGTGGAAGACCTGTCCTCCAACATGGCCCGCCTGCGCCAGCTCTTCGACCTGCTGGAGCAGAAGACCTCCCTGTTCCAGTTGCTGGAACTCTCCAACCGGGCCGAGGGAGTGCAGGTCTTCATCGGCGGCGAGTCGGGCCTGGCGCCCCTGGACGAATGCAGCGTGGTGGCGGCCCCCTACGAAGTGGAGGGCCAGGTGGTAGGCACCATCGGGGTCATCGGCCCCACCCGCATGGCCTATGAGCGGGTGATCCCTATCGTGGACATCACGGCCAAGCTGCTCTCCTCGGCCCTTTCCGCACCCTGA
- the hemH gene encoding ferrochelatase — MPRFRPEPPHTHGGPSRTAILLVNLGTPEAPTAPALRRYLKEFLSDPRVVEIPRWAWWLILHGIILNTRPARSARKYAQVWLKEGSPLQVHTERQAKLLQGLLGQQGHDGVKVAWAMRYGRSSVAEALTRLKAEGAQRILIVPLYPQYAASTSASVMDSVAQWMQGCRNLPELRWVRHFHDHPGYIAALAASVKDHWQRNGRPERLLISFHGLPRRSLDLGDPYYCECQKTGRLLAQALGLETHQYAITFQSRFGRARWLEPYTQPTLEQWGREGMKRVDVICPGFVADCLETLEEIAIECKTVFLAAGGREFRYIPCLNERPDWIAALATLTTQHLGHWLTESDQEPPAGGDRARALGAPN, encoded by the coding sequence ATGCCCCGTTTCCGACCCGAACCGCCCCACACCCACGGCGGCCCCTCCCGTACCGCCATTCTGCTGGTGAACCTGGGCACCCCGGAAGCGCCCACGGCGCCAGCCCTGCGCCGCTATCTGAAGGAGTTCCTCTCGGACCCGCGGGTGGTGGAGATTCCCCGCTGGGCCTGGTGGCTCATACTCCACGGCATCATTTTGAACACCCGCCCCGCCAGGTCGGCCCGGAAATACGCCCAGGTCTGGCTCAAGGAAGGTTCGCCCCTCCAGGTCCATACCGAACGTCAGGCGAAGCTACTGCAAGGCCTGCTCGGCCAGCAAGGCCATGATGGCGTAAAAGTGGCCTGGGCCATGCGCTACGGTCGTTCCTCGGTGGCCGAAGCCCTGACCCGCCTCAAGGCGGAAGGAGCCCAGCGCATCCTGATCGTCCCCCTCTATCCCCAATACGCGGCCTCCACCAGCGCCAGCGTGATGGACAGCGTGGCCCAATGGATGCAGGGTTGCCGCAATCTGCCAGAGTTGCGCTGGGTACGGCATTTCCACGATCATCCGGGCTATATCGCCGCCCTGGCCGCCTCCGTGAAAGACCATTGGCAACGCAACGGACGTCCGGAAAGGCTGCTTATCAGCTTCCACGGCCTGCCTCGCCGCAGCCTGGACCTGGGCGATCCCTATTACTGCGAGTGCCAGAAGACCGGACGCCTGCTGGCCCAGGCCCTGGGCCTGGAGACCCACCAGTACGCGATCACCTTCCAGTCCCGTTTCGGCCGCGCCCGGTGGCTGGAACCCTACACCCAACCCACCCTGGAACAGTGGGGCCGGGAGGGCATGAAGCGGGTCGATGTGATCTGCCCCGGCTTCGTGGCCGATTGCCTGGAAACCCTGGAAGAAATCGCCATCGAATGCAAGACCGTCTTCCTGGCCGCCGGCGGCAGGGAGTTCCGCTACATCCCCTGCCTCAACGAGCGACCGGACTGGATCGCCGCCCTGGCGACCCTGACAACTCAGCACCTGGGCCACTGGCTGACGGAGTCGGACCAGGAACCCCCGGCCGGTGGCGACCGAGCCCGAGCGCTGGGTGCTCCAAACTGA
- the fur gene encoding ferric iron uptake transcriptional regulator, with amino-acid sequence MSNSDNLKSFGLKVTFPRLRILELFQKSDTRHMTAEEVYRHLLAENLDVGLATVYRVLTQFEQAGLIQRHFFESGKAVFELNEGKHHDHLVCLQCGKVEEFFDAEIEKRQNKVAHDRGFKVREHALYLYVDCLKPDCQHRNQCPVKDECEHLDEKGECPASCPEVTAK; translated from the coding sequence ATGTCCAACTCAGACAACCTCAAGAGCTTTGGCTTAAAAGTCACCTTCCCCCGCCTACGAATCCTGGAACTCTTCCAGAAGTCCGATACCAGGCACATGACGGCGGAAGAGGTCTACCGCCACTTGCTGGCCGAGAATCTGGATGTCGGACTGGCTACCGTCTACCGGGTCCTGACCCAGTTCGAGCAGGCAGGACTGATCCAGCGCCACTTTTTCGAATCAGGCAAGGCGGTGTTCGAACTCAATGAGGGCAAGCACCATGACCATCTGGTCTGCCTGCAATGCGGCAAGGTCGAGGAATTCTTCGACGCCGAGATCGAGAAGCGCCAGAACAAAGTGGCCCACGACCGGGGCTTCAAGGTCCGCGAGCACGCCCTGTATCTTTACGTGGACTGCCTGAAACCCGACTGCCAGCACCGCAATCAGTGCCCGGTGAAGGACGAATGCGAGCACCTGGACGAAAAGGGTGAATGCCCGGCGTCCTGCCCCGAGGTGACCGCGAAATAG
- the recN gene encoding DNA repair protein RecN has protein sequence MLRRLLIRDFVIVDTLELEFQGGFGALTGETGAGKSILIDALSLALGERADGAAVRTGRERAEVVAEFDAEPESALARWLADNDFAAEGAVCLMRRVVDAGGRSRAYINGTPTTLAQLKAAAECLADIHGQHAHQSLLRGDAQRQLLDGHAGLGRLAGEVAEAWRAWQRLREARERAEQDAEAGTRERELLEWQVKELENLAFDSQQWQEDNQEHSRLTHAASLMAAAEGAVEALDEGEMAATSLIDRVLGPLRELVDVDAALGEPLELIEGARIQLSEAAHALSRYRQRLDMDPARLAELEERLQAVMTLSRKHRVSSEELPELLERLSARLAELRLTADPAALAEHESAARQAFETLARRLTQGRTTAAATLSRQVTEAMQELAMAGGRFEIALLSLAQGASYGLENVEFQVSANAGQPLRPLAKVASGGELSRIGLAIQVIASQAGEVPTLIFDEVDVGIGGGVAEIVGRLLKQLGLSRQVLCVTHLPQVAAQADWQWSIAKETRNDQTLSRVTVLEGQGRIEEIARMLGGVKVTDTTRRHAQELLGSA, from the coding sequence ATGTTGCGTCGTTTGCTGATTCGAGATTTTGTCATCGTCGATACCCTGGAACTCGAGTTCCAGGGGGGCTTTGGCGCCCTGACCGGGGAGACCGGCGCCGGCAAGTCCATCCTGATCGATGCCCTGTCCCTGGCTCTGGGGGAACGGGCCGATGGCGCAGCGGTGCGCACCGGGCGGGAGCGGGCGGAAGTGGTGGCCGAATTCGATGCCGAACCGGAGAGCGCCCTGGCCCGGTGGCTGGCGGACAACGACTTCGCTGCCGAGGGAGCGGTCTGCCTGATGCGCCGGGTGGTGGATGCCGGCGGTCGTTCCCGGGCCTATATCAACGGTACCCCTACCACCCTGGCTCAGTTGAAGGCGGCCGCCGAATGCCTGGCCGACATCCATGGCCAGCATGCCCATCAGTCGCTGCTGCGGGGGGATGCCCAGCGTCAGCTGCTCGATGGCCATGCCGGGCTGGGGCGTCTTGCCGGGGAAGTGGCCGAGGCCTGGCGTGCCTGGCAGCGGTTGCGGGAGGCCCGAGAAAGGGCCGAACAGGATGCAGAGGCCGGGACCCGGGAGCGGGAACTGCTGGAGTGGCAGGTCAAGGAACTGGAAAATCTGGCTTTCGATTCTCAGCAATGGCAGGAGGACAACCAGGAGCATAGTCGCCTGACCCATGCCGCCAGCCTGATGGCAGCGGCGGAGGGGGCCGTGGAAGCCCTGGATGAGGGGGAAATGGCGGCAACAAGCTTGATCGACCGGGTGCTGGGCCCCCTGCGCGAACTGGTGGACGTGGATGCCGCCCTGGGGGAGCCGCTGGAGCTGATCGAGGGAGCGCGCATCCAGTTGTCCGAGGCCGCTCACGCCCTGTCCCGTTACCGCCAGCGCCTGGACATGGATCCGGCCCGACTGGCCGAACTGGAGGAGCGTCTCCAGGCGGTGATGACCCTGTCCCGCAAACATAGGGTGAGTTCGGAGGAATTGCCGGAACTGCTGGAAAGGCTGTCTGCGCGCCTGGCGGAGTTGCGCCTGACGGCGGACCCGGCTGCCCTGGCGGAGCATGAGTCCGCAGCCCGGCAGGCCTTCGAGACCCTGGCCCGGCGTCTGACCCAGGGGCGGACCACTGCTGCTGCCACCCTGTCACGGCAGGTGACCGAGGCCATGCAGGAGCTGGCCATGGCCGGCGGGCGCTTTGAGATTGCCCTGCTGTCCCTGGCCCAGGGGGCCAGCTATGGCCTGGAAAATGTGGAATTCCAGGTCTCCGCCAACGCTGGACAGCCTCTGCGTCCCTTGGCGAAGGTGGCCTCTGGCGGCGAGCTGTCCCGCATCGGACTGGCGATCCAGGTGATCGCCAGCCAGGCGGGAGAGGTGCCGACCCTGATCTTCGACGAGGTGGATGTGGGGATAGGCGGCGGTGTGGCTGAGATTGTCGGCCGTCTGCTGAAACAGCTGGGCCTGAGCCGCCAGGTCCTCTGCGTGACCCATCTGCCCCAGGTGGCGGCCCAGGCCGACTGGCAATGGTCCATTGCCAAGGAAACCCGCAATGATCAGACCCTGAGCCGCGTGACCGTCCTGGAGGGGCAGGGCCGCATCGAGGAAATCGCCCGCATGCTGGGCGGTGTCAAGGTTACCGATACCACCCGCCGCCACGCCCAGGAATTGCTGGGTTCCGCCTAG